One Echinicola strongylocentroti DNA window includes the following coding sequences:
- a CDS encoding pyridoxal phosphate-dependent decarboxylase family protein, which translates to MHKSIENDLNQFDELLTTVKDKGIAYLNALSERPTSSTHQVTEHINLPEEGPGTLKALEHFLQRFEPLMVASSGPRFWGFVTGGTTPAAIVGDWLTSIYDQNTQTTKGDGDVSATIEQETIQLLLELLQLPKDYLGGFVSGATMSNFTCLAVARQWVGHQLGKDFARDGITETIPVVSATPHSSSIKSLAMLGLGSKNIIHINTKNGNREAMDMEHLESTIQNLQGQPFILISSAGTVNTVDFDDFSAIAKLKEKHQFWWHIDAAFGGFAACSPSYKGLLMDWHQADSITLDGHKWLNVPYESGAFLIKEKHQLLQVASFQNSNAPYLGDPMESFNYLNLLPENSRRLKALPVWFSLVSYGREGYQSIVENCITLAKEFGQAIEENERFELLAPVRLNTVCFCLKNQARTASFLSSLNATGKVFMTPTTYQGKAAIRAAFVNYRTTKKDITSTLKLMEETCR; encoded by the coding sequence ATGCACAAAAGTATAGAAAACGACCTCAACCAGTTTGATGAGCTACTTACTACAGTAAAAGACAAAGGCATAGCCTATCTTAACGCACTTTCCGAGCGGCCAACTTCATCTACTCATCAAGTTACCGAACATATTAATTTGCCGGAGGAAGGTCCCGGCACCCTCAAAGCACTCGAACACTTCCTTCAGCGTTTCGAGCCACTTATGGTGGCTTCTTCAGGTCCTCGATTTTGGGGTTTTGTAACAGGAGGCACCACACCTGCGGCTATTGTCGGGGACTGGCTTACCTCCATTTATGACCAAAATACACAAACGACAAAAGGCGATGGGGATGTGTCTGCCACCATCGAACAGGAAACCATCCAGTTGCTCCTTGAGCTGCTCCAGTTGCCAAAAGACTACCTAGGCGGGTTCGTATCTGGGGCGACCATGTCCAACTTCACCTGCCTGGCCGTAGCACGGCAGTGGGTAGGGCATCAACTAGGCAAGGACTTCGCTAGGGACGGTATCACGGAGACCATTCCTGTAGTATCAGCCACACCGCACTCCTCCTCCATCAAATCCCTGGCTATGCTCGGTCTTGGTAGCAAAAACATCATACACATCAACACCAAGAATGGCAACCGCGAGGCCATGGATATGGAGCATCTTGAAAGCACCATTCAAAATCTGCAAGGTCAGCCTTTTATACTCATCTCAAGCGCTGGCACGGTAAACACAGTGGATTTTGATGACTTTTCGGCCATTGCCAAACTAAAGGAAAAACACCAGTTTTGGTGGCACATCGACGCGGCTTTTGGTGGCTTTGCGGCTTGCTCACCATCCTATAAGGGGCTACTGATGGACTGGCACCAAGCAGATAGCATCACCCTGGATGGCCATAAGTGGCTCAACGTCCCCTATGAAAGTGGCGCGTTCCTAATAAAAGAAAAACACCAATTGCTCCAAGTAGCTTCTTTCCAAAACTCCAATGCGCCCTACCTGGGAGATCCCATGGAGAGTTTTAATTACCTCAATTTACTTCCAGAAAACTCAAGGCGCCTCAAAGCCCTTCCTGTTTGGTTTAGCCTCGTTTCCTATGGACGAGAAGGCTACCAATCCATCGTTGAAAATTGCATCACATTGGCAAAGGAATTTGGCCAGGCAATTGAGGAGAATGAGCGTTTTGAACTCTTGGCACCCGTGAGACTGAACACGGTCTGCTTTTGCTTAAAAAACCAGGCCCGTACGGCTTCATTTTTGTCTTCCTTGAATGCCACTGGCAAGGTATTCATGACCCCTACTACCTATCAGGGAAAAGCAGCCATCCGAGCAGCCTTTGTCAACTACAGAACAACCAAAAAAGATATTACCTCTACCTTAAAACTAATGGAAGAAACCTGTCGATAA